Genomic window (Cyprinus carpio isolate SPL01 chromosome B7, ASM1834038v1, whole genome shotgun sequence):
GCCTAAGACATTTTCAACAAATCAGTAGATCTAAAACTGATATGCTGTGTTGATGCAGGAATCAAACAAACAGGGGTCCATGAAGGTCGGTTTATCAGTTTATTTGAtggaataatttttgtttttgtccagaAACAATTTTTATCTcagaaatttcaaataaatttcataatcaattaaaaaacagcaagtaaaacactgatttaaatgtgaaatattttactacTGCAGTACTCTAATAGCACTTCAGTAATCATTATCAATTAAAGTACTTTTTGTAAACAACagagaatttatttttatcaaaatatatagaTTTCTCATGTGCAAATATTAAATTATCTTGTATGTTTTTCTCTGGGTCTTCTAGGGGCGCTGGACTTTTGTTGAAAGCTCAAAGCAGCATAATTCAATGCATCTCTATCTTCATCCTAAAACAGCAATTGACATTCAGTCAGATATATTGCCCATAAAGGCAGCATAAGCAACATGTGGTATAAAAGcacatgaaataataaattgtaaataaataataaataataataataataataataaattgcttaCCACTAAGTGACCAGTCTGAATATTCCCATCTTGAAAAACAATAAGAATTGGTACATGTGACTGCACTGTCTCTGAAAGATGTGGATTTTTTTACACATTAGAGAAAATTTATGAAGTAATTCCTACCTTTTCGTCGCTGCATGTACAGCTGTGTGCCCAGAAATATGATCACAATCACTGATAAACAGTTTAAAGTTCCTAAAATCAGGGCAATTATACTCCAAGGTTCCtgaaaaccttaataaaaaatgaaagtaatttaaaaatattagcaACAAATCTTTGAGCAGACAGAAATTTTGCATCTTAAATGGGCACCTGGCATGTCAGGTTTTCTTGCATCTCCAAACAATATCTCTCCACATGCAGCCACAGCGCAGTAGTAAATCCCAGCATCAGAGAGACTGAGGTTCCTCTTGGGCAGGCTGTAGATGCATTTGTGTGCAGTAGAGTTCACATCAGAGCTTCTCTCACATTGAGCGTTCCTGTGCTCCTGTGTGAATATAATTCCTGGAGGAGATTCTCCAGATTCACGTCTGAACCAGTAGACGTTGTGTTCTCCTGCACAGCTCTGAGTGAGGACAGTGCACTGCAGCGCCACTGCAGAGTCTTCTGGATGCACTGGATCTGTGGCAGTTGTCTGATGGTCAGACTGCATGTTTAGTTCTCTgcctgaaaagaaaataaaccacaACGACATAATGGTAATTTGACCAGACACAATGTGCTAGAATACATGTGccacaataaaatgtaaactaacaTACTGCTAACCTTTAACAATGAGATCAGTAGCTTCCTCAAATATGAACTGATATATAAATTTAACACAATAGTATGTTGCAGTGTCTGATTCTTTTGCATTGGTGATGCTCAGATTAAAACTGCTATCATCTTTTGCTACAAAAAAGCGATTATGTTTGTCAAAGCCATTTTCAAACACGACAGATAAAGCTTGATATGATGAAATGATTGAAAGGGGTTTCTCTCCAGCTTTTTGTTTGACCCAAACAACAGTGGTTCTTAATTCTTTTGGATAAATACAGGTGAAGGTAACATTGTCTCCAGCTTGAACAATCTTCAGATGATTCTGAGCCACATTTTCTGAGCTGCCTagacaaattcaaaatgaaatgtcatGGATGAGAAAATGGTTAGTATTACTTGCTGTTGAATTGCTTAATTATTCAGTACAGGCATATGcatacttacattttaaaacgtaaagcaaaaggatgaaaaaatgattaatcatttttAGGAGATGGTTGATTCAGAACGTCTAGGGTGAATCatctagaaaaaaataacaatagtaaaaaaattacatacatgtAATACGTGAAGTAATACatgaagatgtatttttttttttttagcaaaacaaCTTATTTTAGATGTTGCTAATTTTTAGGTTACCTGACCACTGTTTTACATCGTgtggattaaaaatatattttttaaacaaatgttttaatgcagGACTACACGTTATTCATGGATATGTTAAAAATTTTGCTTTTCAAAGctgatttacaaaacagaagaaaaaaaaaaaactggctctGTTTTAAATCTGTACTTACAGACTTCATTTAAGATCATGGTTGGTTTTCATGCAGAGTCTATGACAGGTTTATCTTCCTTCTCAACACAGCCCAAAAGAGAAAGACACACAGAGACTCACCTTTATATACTGTACCTCCCTGTACAAAAGAAAATGTACATGATCCTATTGGCTGATTCACCATAATGTTCATCTTAATGGCATGCTCACAGTCATAGTAACAGCAGATTTAAAGTTTTCTAGCAGACTGACACACTGACACCTGAATGCAAATGAAAcatgtacaaaatatttattgacaCAAATGAATGTATTGACACATCAAAGTATTTATGTTGATTTAAACATTTGATGATATTGGAGAgagatgtttgtttgttgcttttcAACAGAAGAGGTTGTACCTGTATCAAataatactgtaattctgtaagTTGTTAtgtggaaactttttttaaacacagagGTTGGCTGCGAACATAACTGAAGTGTATGTTTTTCTTCCTTCCTGCTTTCACTCTTTGACCACAGCTAGAGGATCCTGCACCACTGTAATGCAACAACAGAAATTCAAAACCAGAATTGAGGTCGGTACCAGTGTAAAACCTTGACCTTGGATACCTTAAAGTGGTTTGTCTTTGCTTGCCTTGTTTAGCATTATAACATGAAGcacataattatatttaatctAACTAAATGAAGTATTTGGACCATTAGGCCACTTAATTATGAAGCAAATGATATGACATAAATGGACAGTAGAAATTCTACATCATTCATTATTTGGCATTATTATTCTGCCTTCtcttcattcattattattaattataatactcATATCTGTTTGTTAGTCACATCAGGCATGACACACTGTTTATCTGTTTATGTATTGAAGCATCTTCTAAacgtcctattttttttttttaaaaagtgaatttttttggCAGTTGTTGAACTTACTGTATAATTAGTGTcagaaaacaatcaaacaaacaaacaacaataacaacataaaacTGTGCATGTAATGGAAAAGAGCAATGAAAATAATTTCCGCTGAGAATGGTGTTTGTGGGCTGTCAATGAGTGTGGGAGGTAAGAAAAAAAGAGCTGGGtggctaaaattactaaaaataaatagatcACATGAGCTCCCTGATAAATAAATCAttgatttattcacttatttatagACACCTTTGCGTATGTAATTCAGTAATTCATCTATCTTTTGTAAACAATTAAATTGTTAGTATTTTACACTGTTGTGGAATAGTGTGATTTATTCCTATGATCCACAGCAACAATAGCAAAAGGAAACAGCAGTAATAAAACTAGGGAAATTGTGTATTTTTCTAAACCCATTTATCAGAGAGAAGCACTTTAAATTTTGAACTTGTTTTCGCTGAAGTCTGCCTTAACAAGTGTATAAGTACATAGAACAACTTCACCCTTACattatcttttttgttgttgttaacttTCTGTGTTCTTGTAATTTTGTAGTTGGACTAAACTTGTACCACACTGTAAATTGAGGTGTCTCAATTCAAATGAGAAAGGGCATgcgggtggaaaaaaaaaatcaggactaGAGTATATCGACCTGGTTCTTGCTGCTGCCGACTGCACATGAGACCATACAGACTATTTTGATGGCCTCAGGGtagttttactgtttttccacCAGAGGGAGTTAATATGCATCCTTTGACTATCATACAGTATCTACTGTATGCCCACCTTTATTATTCACTCTGATATTTCACTTACAAAGACATTTAAGTGTCATCACAAATGTTTGCACCATGTCTCTCTCAGGGCTGGCCATCATGTACTATTTGAGATTTGCTGCTATATTTGAAAGGACCTGTTATTAAGTCAACTGGCAAACATAGCAAAATGCATACAGCAAAAGTATTGCTATTTAATAGTTAGAATATGAAAAGGTACAATTTagaacaatcaaacaaaaacatacattttctaaACATTATTTATGTGAAGAGTTAATTGGACATTAACCATTACCTGCGCGTAAACAGTAATCTCAGTCCTCATCttttatatttgcatgtaaaaagaCTGTTACAATATGGTTTCTGAAAATGGTCGAAGTCAATTATGAAATAATTGCTGTACGCTAGTTATCTACAgtgtgtaaaatgaaaaaaaaaaaagaaaaaataattttgaaccatGATCTACATGGGTCAAAGGTCAAGATGAGCTATTAGTACAGTCTATTACTGAATAAATTGCACATGGGAAATGCACATGCTTGTGTCACACTTTAAATACATGGGcagtttattaatgtaatgtcaTCTCTTCGTGAACAAGCATGTCATCAATTTCTAGATAGATTTACTATCTAATCAAGTAATGCTATTACATTACAAAAGCAGTATGACTAAAGAATGGTATTTCAGTACCACGGACAGTGATTAAACACAATTTCAGCAcattttgttaatataatatgTCATTTACACAACAGCTTCTTAAACATAATGTTACTATTAGACAGAAATGTATGTACCAATATATGCCACAtaagtgtgtatatttatgtatacatatacaaaaattaaGGTAATGGTTAAATatccaataaaaacaaacactggtACTCTGATTTCATGGGTTTATGAAATTTATAACTTCTATTATAggctaataattaaaaattcagttt
Coding sequences:
- the LOC109094580 gene encoding uncharacterized protein LOC109094580, which encodes MINHFFILLLYVLKCSSENVAQNHLKIVQAGDNVTFTCIYPKELRTTVVWVKQKAGEKPLSIISSYQALSVVFENGFDKHNRFFVAKDDSSFNLSITNAKESDTATYYCVKFIYQFIFEEATDLIVKGRELNMQSDHQTTATDPVHPEDSAVALQCTVLTQSCAGEHNVYWFRRESGESPPGIIFTQEHRNAQCERSSDVNSTAHKCIYSLPKRNLSLSDAGIYYCAVAACGEILFGDARKPDMPGFQEPWSIIALILGTLNCLSVIVIIFLGTQLYMQRRKDGNIQTGHLVDEDRDALNYAALSFQQKSSAPRRPREKHTR